Proteins encoded within one genomic window of Eurosta solidaginis isolate ZX-2024a chromosome 1, ASM4086904v1, whole genome shotgun sequence:
- the LOC137238925 gene encoding uncharacterized protein, which translates to MQQLWKLRLHWDESGPSCLYTEWQSFCEQLPLVENIRVARLVQFGNECTFHAFADASTKAYGACIYVVSQSEGSYRSALLCARSRVAPTKEVSLPRLELCAALLLSELLDSVCNLLHPNPLSVHCWTDSMVALAWISGEPSRWATFVSNRVSIIQALTLKFKWHHVPGQLNPADILSRGVTPKNLLDNNLWFNGPNFIVQPNEHWPQAAVSPTELPEQRKQQTLLVATPTQDIVAELKFVNNYNKVLRIFCYVHRFIDASRSKSNRNGYIDVAEMNNALHTVCRLIQQQTFMDERRQLQASNTVSRKSSLAQLSPFLHEGLIRVGGRLRNATLPFDEKHPIFLPKNHPFVSSIILHRQYLYAGNQTLHSIVRERFWIINARNVIRQVIHKCLTCYRFRPILAEQIMGSLPKDRVNQYSPFEVTGVDYCGPLLMTQKIRGKSPIKAYLAAFICFISKAIHLELVPDLTSAAFIAALRRFIARRGRCRVIYSDNATNFVGANRELRELLQQFVSQEHYDDVQQACCENAIEWKFIPPRSPHFGGLWESAVKQAKHYLRRAIGAHILTHDELHTICCQAEAIINSRPLTPMTSCPDDMRPITPAHLLIGRSLTSIPEPSLSSSNPGALKRYQLSQWIQQQFWERWSKEYLREVQQRTKWNPITKFAAK; encoded by the coding sequence ATGCAACAACTATGGAAGCTTCGTTTGCATTGGGATGAAAGCGGACCATCCTGCTTATACACAGAGTGGCAATCATTTTGCGAGCAACTACCCCTAGTCGAAAACATCAGAGTGGCCAGGTTAGTACAATTTGGGAATGAATGTACCTTTCATGCCTTTGCAGATGCCAGCACCAAGGCATATGGAGCCTGCATATATGTGGTTTCGCAGTCCGAGGGGTCATATCGGTCAGCGCTTTTGTGCGCAAGGTCTCGAGTTGCGCCCACTAAAGAAGTGAGTCTACCGCGGCTGGAGCTTTGCGCGGCGTTACTGTTAAGTGAATTATTAGATTCCGTTTGCAATCTACTCCATCCAAACCCGCTCAGTGTACACTGCTGGACAGATTCAATGGTTGCACTTGCATGGATTAGTGGCGAACCGTCAAGATGGGCGACTTTCGTCAGTAACAGGGTGTCAATCATTCAAGCACTCACATTGAAATTTAAGTGGCATCATGTTCCGGGCCAGCTGAACCCAGCAGATATTTTATCTCGTGGCGTTACACCAAAGAATCTTCTCGACAACAATTTGTGGTTCAATGGTCCAAACTTCATCGTTCAACCAAATGAGCATTGGCCACAAGCAGCAGTTAGCCCAACCGAACTGCCAGAACAACGCAAACAACAAACGTTGTTAGTAGCAACACCAACTCAAGACATCGTTGCCGAACTTAAGTTTGTCAACAATTACAACAAGGTGCTTCGAATATTTTGCTATGTACACCGCTTCATCGATGCAAGTCGCAGTAAAAGCAATCGAAATGGCTATATCGACGTTGCAGAAATGAACAACGCCCTACACACTGTTTGTCGCCTTATTCAACAGCAAACATTTATGGACGAGCGAAGGCAACTTCAAGCTAGTAACACAGTATCGCGAAAATCATCGTTGGCCCAATTGTCACCTTTTCTTCATGAAGGTCTCATCAGAGTCGGAGGTCGCCTCAGAAACGCAACTCTTCCGTTCGACGAAAAGCATCCTATTTTTCTACCAAAAAATCATCCCTTCGTATCGTCAATCATACTCCATCGACAATATCTCTACGCTGGGAATCAGACTTTACACAGCATTGTACGAGAAAGGTTTTGGATTATAAACGCACGTAACGTAATCCGTCAGGTAATACATAAATGCCTCACTTGTTACAGATTTCGTCCCATTTTAGCAGAGCAGATAATGGGCTCCCTGCCTAAAGACAGGGTGAATCAATATTCTCCATTCGAAGTAACCGGGGTGGATTATTGTGGTCCTCTACTCATGACGCAAAAAATAAGaggaaaatcacccataaaagcATATCTGGCCGCTTTCATCTGTTTCATTTCCAAGGCCATCCATCTGGAGCTAGTACCCGATCTCACATCAGCAGCATTTATCGCAGCGTTGAGGCGTTTCATCGCTCGTCGCGGAAGATGTAGGGTTATCTATTCAGATAACGCAACAAACTTTGTAGGGGCTAATCGAGAGCTTCGAGAACTCCTTCAACAATTCGTGTCACAAGAACATTATGATGACGTACAACAGGCTTGCTGTGAAAACGCTATCGAGTGGAAGTTTATACCACCCCGCTCGCCGCACTTCGGTGGCCTCTGGGAGAGCGCAGTAAAGCAAGCCAAACATTATTTACGAAGAGCCATTGGGGCTCATATTCTAACGCACGATGAATTGCACACAATTTGTTGCCAGGCTGAAGCGATTATTAACAGCCGACCATTAACGCCCATGACCAGCTGTCCCGATGATATGCGCCCCATAACACCAGCTCACCTTCTTATTGGTCGCTCGCTCACTAGCATACCAGAGCCATCGCTCTCGTCATCAAACCCAGGCGCATTAAAGCGCTATCAACTATCGCAATGGATACAACAGCAATTTTGGGAACGATGGAGCAAAGAATACTTGCGAGAAGTACAACAACGAACAAAGTGGAACCCAATTACCAAATTTGCAGCCAAATGA